A single region of the Raphanus sativus cultivar WK10039 chromosome 1, ASM80110v3, whole genome shotgun sequence genome encodes:
- the LOC130496822 gene encoding uncharacterized protein LOC130496822, with translation MSAQRRNVVGSKRPREVFLTSTSLSFSSLSSSCASWDDGIEISMMKTSRTSYEISCVQQPSPSSPSRLRPVRLMDECLGTHYDPERIPASVFAKSTGDANWSEASNDSLFSLRMSTCQAFRESNIEDEAGEFLAYSPYLLVKTEEAKEKRSQVKETKTHQEKSISSSTPPVVSWSSTNYPTSFYQLYQAPQTKAQSCPLPVGDKRENKKKKIIWSWFSSGFFKYNLHCCSRSRELYKN, from the coding sequence ATGAGTGCGCAAAGGAGAAACGTAGTAGGTTCCAAACGCCCGAGGGAAGTCTTCCTAACATCAACATCTCTGTCTTTTTCTTCACTGTCTTCTTCTTGTGCCTCATGGGACGATGGGATAGAGATAAGCATGATGAAAACATCCCGAACGTCTTATGAAATATCGTGTGTGCAACAACCTTCTCCATCTTCCCCGTCGAGGCTACGACCAGTTCGGTTGATGGACGAATGTTTAGGGACGCATTACGATCCCGAGAGGATCCCAGCATCGGTATTTGCCAAGAGTACTGGGGATGCGAACTGGAGCGAAGCATCGAACGACTCGTTGTTTAGTCTGAGAATGTCCACCTGCCAAGCTTTTCGTGAAAGCAATATAGAAGATGAAGCTGGTGAGTTCTTAGCGTACTCTCCGTATCTGCTAGTCAAAACGGAGGAAGCAAAAGAGAAGAGATCTCAAGTGAAAGAGACAAAGACTCATCAAGAGAAGTCCATATCATCATCAACGCCTCCAGTTGTCTCATGGAGTAGTACTAATTACCCCACTAGTTTTTATCAATTATATCAAGCGCCGCAGACGAAAGCTCAATCTTGTCCCCTTCCTGTCGGCGATAAAAgggagaacaagaagaagaagattatatGGTCTTGGTTCTCTTCAGGGTTTTTTAAGTATAACTTGCATTGCTGCAGCAGAAGCAGAGAACTATATAAAAACTAA